A window of the Maridesulfovibrio bastinii DSM 16055 genome harbors these coding sequences:
- a CDS encoding glycosyltransferase, whose translation MPSTDSSCILYDFLYCMGGAEKTTLLLQESFNNSCICVDFVNKDEFESLNKKNIIELGKAGTCQPLNAIKGIRNFKKKTKFLKNCTLGIYSGSYAPCAVHNQLSGKKILYCHTIPRFAYDLYDYYLNSLSPIAKPLFRMLASYVRKNYELAFNQMDLVIANSENVRQRIRKYLNSEAQVINPPVETSSFKWISQGDYYLSTARLEKYKRVDLIVSAFKKMPDKKLIVTSGGAELNNLKKLAGNAENIHFTGWVSYPELIALTGNSIATIYIPRDEDFGISPVESMAAGKPVIGAREGGILETVKHGQTGFLIAPETEEIINAVEKLTPALALLLKNNCEEQAKLFDTANFISKMKEAVGFKNSNS comes from the coding sequence ATGCCAAGCACAGATTCTTCCTGCATACTATACGATTTTCTATACTGTATGGGTGGAGCTGAAAAAACAACACTACTTTTGCAGGAGTCCTTTAATAATTCATGCATTTGCGTTGATTTTGTGAACAAAGACGAGTTTGAATCACTGAATAAAAAAAATATTATCGAGCTTGGCAAAGCTGGAACATGTCAGCCCCTGAACGCAATAAAAGGGATTAGAAATTTTAAGAAAAAAACAAAATTTTTAAAAAACTGCACACTGGGCATTTACAGCGGGTCATACGCTCCATGCGCTGTGCATAACCAGCTTTCAGGTAAAAAAATTCTATACTGCCACACCATTCCCAGATTCGCCTATGACCTGTACGACTATTATTTAAACAGCCTTTCCCCCATTGCAAAACCGCTGTTCAGAATGCTGGCTTCATACGTAAGAAAAAATTACGAGCTGGCCTTCAATCAGATGGATCTGGTCATAGCCAACTCTGAAAACGTGCGCCAGCGAATCAGAAAATATTTAAATTCTGAAGCTCAGGTTATTAATCCTCCGGTTGAAACCTCAAGCTTCAAATGGATCAGTCAGGGAGACTACTACCTGTCCACAGCTCGGCTGGAAAAATATAAAAGGGTCGACCTTATTGTTTCGGCATTTAAAAAGATGCCTGATAAAAAACTTATTGTGACTTCAGGTGGAGCGGAGCTGAATAATTTGAAGAAGCTTGCCGGAAATGCAGAAAATATCCATTTCACGGGCTGGGTCAGCTACCCCGAGCTGATAGCATTAACCGGAAATTCAATAGCTACGATTTATATACCAAGAGATGAGGATTTCGGCATAAGTCCGGTAGAATCAATGGCCGCCGGCAAGCCGGTTATAGGCGCAAGGGAAGGCGGCATTCTGGAAACCGTAAAACACGGCCAGACAGGATTTCTGATAGCTCCCGAAACAGAAGAAATAATAAACGCAGTGGAAAAACTGACTCCGGCATTAGCTCTGCTGTTAAAAAATAATTGTGAAGAGCAGGCAAAACTTTTTGATACCGCAAACTTTATCAGCAAAATGAAAGAAGCTGTAGGATTCAAAAATAGCAACAGCTAA
- a CDS encoding type IV pilus modification PilV family protein has translation MSSDSKKNGFTFLEVMAAIVIIAVMGLSSVQLMKNTDDEFINVKATRIAYELAQQKLYEIVEDHSLRLYSGNDGSFDDEQYGKYTWNSKMLSTSIDHVRILEVEVVNEEVNVRGVMDYMVYIK, from the coding sequence ATGAGTTCTGATTCTAAAAAAAATGGATTTACTTTTCTGGAAGTGATGGCGGCTATAGTTATAATCGCCGTTATGGGACTCAGTTCCGTGCAGCTGATGAAAAACACTGATGATGAGTTTATCAACGTCAAAGCCACTCGCATTGCCTACGAACTGGCTCAGCAGAAACTCTACGAAATAGTTGAAGATCATAGCCTTAGACTCTATTCAGGAAACGATGGGTCGTTTGACGACGAGCAGTATGGAAAATATACATGGAATTCTAAAATGTTGAGTACTTCCATTGATCATGTCCGTATTCTAGAAGTTGAGGTTGTAAACGAAGAAGTGAATGTTCGTGGTGTGATGGATTATATGGTTTACATTAAATGA
- a CDS encoding aminotransferase class V-fold PLP-dependent enzyme: MIYLDNAATSFPKNESAIRNAVDQYLSLGASPGRGGYDKAVEAGELVTKVRQKILDFFDAPQGSMVCFASNATDALNTLIQGLAEPGTHFLSTRLEHNSVLRPLHYMVARGAEFNLIDFDKDGYLSVDKIKKGLRAQTEAVIVTHASNVLGTVQPITDIGLEIKKHGAFFCVDASQSAGVIPISMRRSNISALAFTGHKSIKGPTGIGGLVFTPDLNLKPSRFGGSGVDSANSFQPDEYPVRLEAGTQNMLGLLALYNCLTDLDELAMNNDLKYEMDLLQRLYKGLSSLPQVEIYGCSDFDRKVPVLSCNIKNLTASDTGAILDGDFGIAVRTGLHCSPLVHKVLGTYPDGMVRFSIGPANSVADIDAAIAAFREICSNL; the protein is encoded by the coding sequence ATGATATATCTAGATAATGCGGCAACTTCGTTTCCCAAAAATGAATCAGCCATACGTAACGCAGTTGATCAGTACCTTTCTCTCGGAGCTTCACCCGGCAGGGGTGGATATGACAAAGCTGTGGAAGCAGGGGAGCTGGTCACAAAAGTCCGTCAGAAAATTCTGGATTTTTTTGATGCTCCTCAGGGGAGCATGGTCTGCTTCGCTTCCAACGCTACAGATGCTCTGAATACCCTTATCCAAGGTCTGGCTGAACCGGGAACACATTTTTTGTCCACCAGACTTGAACACAATTCCGTATTACGCCCACTTCATTATATGGTTGCGAGGGGGGCAGAGTTTAATCTTATTGATTTTGATAAAGATGGTTACCTTTCTGTTGATAAAATAAAAAAGGGCTTACGCGCTCAAACAGAAGCTGTGATTGTGACTCATGCGTCAAATGTTTTGGGAACGGTTCAGCCTATAACTGACATCGGGCTTGAAATAAAAAAACATGGAGCGTTTTTCTGTGTAGATGCGTCACAGAGCGCAGGAGTGATTCCGATAAGCATGCGCAGGTCAAATATTTCTGCACTGGCTTTTACCGGGCATAAAAGCATTAAAGGGCCAACCGGAATTGGCGGGCTTGTTTTTACACCGGATCTTAATCTTAAGCCTTCACGTTTTGGTGGCAGTGGAGTTGATTCTGCAAACAGCTTTCAGCCTGATGAATACCCTGTCCGTCTGGAAGCAGGCACTCAGAATATGCTAGGCTTATTGGCTCTTTATAACTGTCTTACTGATCTTGATGAATTGGCAATGAATAATGATTTGAAATATGAAATGGATTTATTGCAACGGTTATATAAGGGGTTAAGTTCTTTACCTCAGGTTGAAATATATGGCTGTAGTGACTTTGATAGAAAAGTTCCGGTTTTAAGCTGCAACATAAAGAATCTGACAGCTTCAGATACAGGTGCTATTCTTGATGGTGATTTTGGAATTGCTGTCCGTACAGGTCTTCATTGCTCACCTTTAGTTCACAAAGTGCTGGGAACATATCCTGACGGGATGGTTAGATTCAGCATTGGCCCGGCTAATTCTGTTGCGGACATTGATGCCGCCATAGCGGCTTTTAGAGAAATTTGTTCAAATTTATAA
- a CDS encoding glycosyltransferase — protein sequence MNILNLLKYFPPYPGGIENIACDLIEELAARGVQETVLSHGSSPYTGNSDITQILSRNYGEFLYTPVSPSFPVKLHKALKHGKYDLMHIHLPNVSAFWPLFMKIDIPIVIHWHSDVLFPREKRLCRAAYTGYALFEKALLKKASAIVPTSEAYMEYSRPLKNFRDKCRVIPLGLNFSRMTPVSDFEKDQAKIKWCGTDDCFLVAAAGRFSHYKGFEHLIDAASSLENCVVVIAGDGEMRAELLRRAEKAGLAGKVVMPGRLSDRDLHLLMASCDAFCLPSVERTEAFGVVLLEAMFYGKALITTDIKGSATSWVNQSGETGLVVPVKDSAALGKAVKQLQEHPDKTVQMGLAGQKRLYEKFSIVRTADGFHNLYQELL from the coding sequence ATGAACATTCTTAATTTATTGAAATATTTCCCACCGTATCCGGGAGGAATTGAAAACATCGCATGTGACCTTATTGAAGAGCTTGCAGCGCGTGGTGTGCAGGAAACCGTTTTAAGTCACGGTAGTTCCCCATATACCGGCAATAGCGATATCACTCAGATTCTTTCTCGAAATTATGGTGAATTTCTCTATACTCCTGTTTCTCCTTCCTTTCCGGTCAAGCTTCATAAAGCATTGAAACATGGAAAATATGATCTGATGCATATTCATCTTCCCAATGTTTCAGCCTTTTGGCCGTTGTTTATGAAAATCGATATTCCAATTGTTATTCACTGGCATTCCGATGTCCTTTTCCCCAGGGAGAAAAGATTGTGCCGGGCGGCATACACAGGATATGCCCTTTTTGAAAAAGCTCTGCTTAAAAAAGCTTCTGCTATTGTTCCTACCTCGGAAGCCTATATGGAATACAGCCGTCCTCTTAAAAATTTCAGGGATAAGTGCCGGGTTATACCTCTGGGTCTGAATTTTTCACGAATGACACCTGTATCCGATTTTGAAAAGGATCAGGCTAAAATCAAATGGTGTGGTACAGATGACTGTTTTCTGGTTGCCGCAGCAGGTAGATTTTCTCATTACAAGGGCTTTGAGCATCTGATTGATGCTGCCTCAAGCCTTGAAAATTGTGTTGTGGTCATTGCAGGAGATGGAGAGATGAGGGCAGAGCTGCTGCGCCGGGCTGAAAAAGCAGGTCTAGCTGGAAAGGTTGTGATGCCGGGAAGGCTGAGCGATCGTGATCTGCATCTGCTGATGGCTTCATGTGATGCCTTCTGCCTGCCGTCTGTGGAAAGAACGGAAGCTTTCGGAGTAGTTCTGCTTGAAGCCATGTTTTATGGAAAAGCACTGATAACTACGGATATTAAAGGTTCTGCGACCAGCTGGGTGAATCAGTCCGGTGAAACAGGGCTGGTTGTGCCGGTTAAAGACTCCGCTGCACTTGGCAAGGCAGTAAAACAATTACAGGAACATCCAGATAAAACGGTACAGATGGGGCTTGCAGGTCAAAAACGTTTGTATGAAAAATTTTCCATCGTCAGGACTGCTGATGGTTTTCATAATTTATATCAAGAGCTGCTGTGA
- a CDS encoding alpha/beta fold hydrolase → MKKILIIIVPLLILGVILIRPEKSLDSVLRAYWSFYGAGFKQIETKSYSIGYFHSDNGNRETVLLLHGLGGKAASSWFTVLPELSEKYNIVAPDLLLANLTNGNMHNYTLEADEHLVLELLDSLKVKKVSIVGLSVGGWLAAKLAIDRPDLCRKLVLIDSAGLDTRELMESIAGHKSDFGTWFYENIFYPSPPVPAFLVKPMLSKLDKLGPMCNELLKKNMFVSQELESGLSAIKCPTLLIWGAEDKIIPLKTAHKFNRMITGSTLKVIKNCGHASVWDGRDKLPGILGSFLEKSVSSQVK, encoded by the coding sequence GTGAAGAAAATATTAATAATTATAGTACCTTTATTGATTTTAGGTGTGATCCTTATCAGACCTGAAAAATCTCTTGATAGTGTTCTGCGGGCTTACTGGTCTTTTTACGGAGCCGGTTTTAAGCAGATAGAGACCAAAAGTTATTCTATTGGTTATTTTCACAGTGATAACGGCAATAGGGAAACTGTACTTCTGCTGCACGGGCTTGGAGGAAAAGCCGCCAGCAGCTGGTTTACAGTTCTCCCCGAGCTTTCAGAAAAGTATAATATTGTAGCTCCGGATTTGCTTCTGGCAAATCTGACCAATGGCAATATGCATAATTACACTCTGGAAGCTGATGAACATCTGGTTCTTGAACTGCTTGACAGCCTCAAAGTTAAAAAGGTTTCCATCGTTGGTCTTTCCGTAGGGGGCTGGCTGGCCGCAAAGCTGGCCATAGACAGACCTGATTTGTGCCGAAAGCTGGTGCTGATAGATTCCGCCGGACTGGATACTAGAGAGCTTATGGAATCCATTGCCGGGCATAAGTCCGACTTTGGCACATGGTTCTATGAGAATATTTTTTATCCGTCTCCGCCTGTTCCGGCATTTCTGGTAAAGCCTATGCTGAGCAAACTGGATAAACTTGGTCCTATGTGTAATGAATTACTGAAAAAAAATATGTTTGTATCGCAGGAACTTGAATCAGGACTTTCTGCCATAAAATGTCCGACACTTCTTATCTGGGGAGCTGAGGATAAAATTATCCCTCTAAAAACAGCTCATAAATTCAACAGGATGATTACAGGCTCGACCTTAAAAGTTATTAAAAACTGCGGGCATGCTTCGGTTTGGGACGGCAGGGACAAATTACCAGGTATTCTGGGTAGTTTCCTTGAAAAATCAGTAAGTTCGCAGGTGAAGTAG
- a CDS encoding type II secretion system protein GspK: MSSRMFFNNHKGSEKGAVLLIVLILMALVASIVADIIKASRYDYSGAAYLKNSYVANTILESAADTTIAMFKDKVLGGTFTDFEKFRKNYSNILKTISGVMDAGELSGKIEDESSRLPINMQSNSNSTKIKKVLVSLLFNLCEAHDFGSGDDTLDNANAYANSILCWIGNGTLCNNDRDYYRSLDPEYGLSGKHIQSTDELLLIRRPDNWLDDDEFMELYNGSGNIPGLKDLVTPYSKGPMNINTLKKEIVMALVPVDRSLDEKLDFYSDLNSARQGNNKAGWFSVFMQNQPAEYKKNLPELSYGSDTVRVTIRYNKGIYNSSLMEIFNVSSSSNSVKYKKYGY, from the coding sequence ATGAGTAGCAGGATGTTTTTCAATAATCACAAAGGCAGCGAAAAGGGGGCTGTTTTGTTGATTGTGCTCATTCTTATGGCCCTTGTTGCATCTATCGTTGCTGATATAATCAAAGCCTCCAGGTATGATTATTCAGGGGCGGCCTACTTAAAGAATTCCTATGTTGCCAACACTATTCTTGAATCTGCGGCAGACACGACCATCGCTATGTTTAAAGACAAGGTTTTAGGTGGCACGTTTACTGATTTTGAAAAATTTCGTAAAAACTACAGTAATATTTTAAAAACAATTTCAGGAGTAATGGATGCAGGAGAGCTTTCAGGAAAGATAGAAGATGAATCCAGTCGTCTGCCGATCAATATGCAAAGTAACAGTAACTCCACAAAGATAAAGAAAGTTCTTGTTTCGCTATTGTTTAACCTTTGTGAGGCGCACGATTTCGGGTCAGGTGATGATACACTGGATAATGCCAATGCATATGCCAACTCTATCTTATGCTGGATTGGTAATGGAACCCTGTGTAATAACGATAGAGATTATTATAGATCTCTCGACCCTGAATACGGGCTGTCAGGAAAGCATATTCAAAGTACAGATGAACTGCTTCTTATAAGGCGACCTGATAACTGGCTTGATGATGACGAGTTTATGGAACTTTATAATGGCTCTGGAAATATTCCCGGTCTTAAAGACCTTGTAACTCCATACAGCAAGGGGCCGATGAATATAAATACGTTGAAAAAAGAAATAGTAATGGCCTTGGTCCCTGTAGATCGTTCTCTGGATGAAAAGTTGGATTTTTATAGCGATTTGAACAGCGCAAGGCAGGGAAATAACAAGGCCGGATGGTTTTCTGTCTTTATGCAGAATCAGCCAGCTGAGTATAAAAAGAATTTGCCTGAACTGAGTTATGGCTCGGATACTGTCAGAGTGACAATTCGGTATAATAAAGGTATTTATAATTCTTCCCTTATGGAAATATTCAATGTTTCTTCATCAAGTAATTCTGTAAAGTATAAAAAGTATGGTTATTAG
- a CDS encoding PulJ/GspJ family protein, whose product MKDSATNNAQGGFTLLEILLAMVLSVIVITAMSGIFRSAVDSSIAVNSEVRMNQEGRVLISIMQKDLSSVALSDSKKIKSDDSRLYFRMSVGEISTEDYFMTFATTNDVYSKNSDTYPINWVRYKLEKEENDLYSFYRINRQFAYLSGQWQVQSLKLADNIESFETKTSDEFSNLTVENNQLRSLKTIEISFSILENGRTKDYSLIVPVKPCILTHSTN is encoded by the coding sequence ATGAAAGATTCTGCCACTAATAACGCTCAGGGCGGTTTTACCCTTCTGGAAATCCTACTGGCCATGGTCCTTTCCGTAATAGTCATTACAGCCATGTCCGGGATTTTCAGATCAGCTGTGGACAGCTCGATAGCCGTTAATTCAGAAGTGCGGATGAATCAGGAAGGCCGGGTGCTGATAAGCATCATGCAGAAGGATTTAAGTTCGGTGGCTTTAAGTGATTCGAAAAAAATTAAGTCTGATGATTCAAGACTTTACTTTAGAATGTCTGTGGGAGAAATATCCACAGAAGATTATTTTATGACTTTTGCTACGACAAATGACGTTTATAGTAAAAATTCGGATACTTACCCCATAAACTGGGTGAGATATAAGCTTGAGAAGGAAGAAAATGACTTGTACAGCTTTTACAGGATAAATAGACAATTTGCCTATCTATCAGGGCAGTGGCAGGTCCAAAGTTTAAAGCTTGCTGATAACATAGAATCATTTGAGACAAAAACTTCCGATGAGTTTTCTAATCTTACTGTCGAAAATAACCAGCTGAGGAGTCTTAAAACAATTGAAATAAGTTTTTCTATTCTGGAAAATGGCAGGACAAAAGATTACAGCCTTATAGTTCCTGTAAAACCATGTATTTTGACCCACAGCACTAATTAA